One Leptolyngbya sp. SIO1E4 genomic window, TCATCAATAATCATGCGAACGCCCAAAGCCTTTTTCGCATCGGTTTTGGTACTAAATTCTCCACGTAACCACCGAACGGCATTGGATTTCAGGACATCATCGCCATTGTCATGTCCGCGCCAGTAGGCGGCAATCACTTCGGCAAAGTCGTAACCGCCCACCATTTCTGAAAGATGCTCTAAGCGCTCTCGAATCACCCCCTCAGGGGTTACGTCGCGCGATCGCGCCTCGGTCATGGCTGAACTAACGAACTTTTCTACCACACTAGAGAGAGCACCCCCATCCGGCTTCGCTCGAGTTGAGAGATTGCGCATCAACTCGGCATAGAGAGACCGAGCCTGTCCTTTAGAGGCATGAAGGCGACGATCAGGGGTGAGATCGGCGTGAGCCGTCACTAATTTCTTCTGCAGGGCGATCGCCCTGACCAAAGACAGAAAAAAGGTTTTGCCGGAACCATATTCGCCGATGACAAACCGGATTCCAGAGCCGTCCTCGCTAATGCGATCAATGTCTTTGATCAGGGCTTCGAGTTCTTGTACCCGTCCCACCTGAATCAGGTGCTGACCACTGCGAGGTACCACCCCTGCCCGCAAAGATTGGATGACGGCATCTCTGTCTTTGGCTTTGATTTTGGTCCCAGCAGTCATGACATTAGTTGCTCTAGAACGTCAGTGTCGATCGCGATCGGATCATATCCGTCAGTCAAAGGATCATCGCAAGCATCAAAAGCCACTTCATTGATTACCTCTAAAGCCCCATCCAGCATAAGTCCCAATTCATCGGCTTGGGCTTCCAGTGCCTCACGCTGCCAGGTGGTCTGTTGGGCGATCGCGAGCAGTAATTGAGAGTGCAACGAATCTAATCCTGCTATGGCAGCTTCAGATTCAACAACGGGTGCAGGCTCCAGTGCTTCAGGTTCATCCTCTTCAAAGAGGTTTCCCAATAAATCAGCGACTTTTGCGGATTCTGCCTGCTTATGTTGGATTGCAGTTAAATCCAAATTGAAGCCTGAGTCATCTTGAGAAATACTTTTTTCTGGACTCTCATCTTCAGCTTCAGGTGGAGGTGGAATGGTAAAGCCACTGGAAGTTTGAGCAGCCGGTCTCACTGTTACTGGGGCTGTGGCGGGTGCCATTGAAGATGCTGTACTGAATGTATGGATGTGGCTGTAAACCTCATCGGCCTCAAAACCCAGCAGCGGATAGATCTTGGTCAACATCTTGATTTCTTGGGGATTAATATACCCATCGGCCCCAGCCACACTAATCAGGAAATCAGCGATCCCCGCTCTTTCATCCGTAGTCATTTGATTGAGCTTGGTCTTCAACCCTTTCAAACTGAGTTTTGCTTGCAGCAACCAGGTCAAATGAGCCCTCAACCGTTTCCGTTCAGTGGTTGATAGGTGTAAGGCCGATTCCAAATGGGCTTCTAAAACCTGCTGTTCGGCAGCATCAAAGACGGCATCAGAATTTGCTACAGTAGCCGCGAGGTGAAGCAATAGCATCGCGGCGGTATAGTCCTTCGATGGGGCGGCCACGATCTCGTCATGCAATTTGAAGAGCACAATGGAGTGATCATTCTTCAGCGGTTTACCCCCAAATCTGACATCCGGTTCGATGCCATAGCCCAAATTTTCAAGTGCTTTGGCTAAGGTGGTGGATTCTTTCTTGGTCAGTTTCCCAGCGGCGGAGGCAGACCACTGTTCTAGAAGCTGCTGGCTGGGTACAACGACCTGCTCGTTGTTACTCAGGGTTTTAGTCAGCCACTGTTCCAGTTGTCGAACCTGCGGGTCTTCTAAATCGTCTATCAATTCAGGTGGCAGTAGGGCCAGTGCTGCTTTGGGATCAGGCTGCTCGCCATTGCGCCCAAGCCAGCGACTGTAAGGGTCAAGGGCATCGGTGCAATCGTCGATCAGGGTTTGTAGTTTATTCAGGGGAGCGGAAAGACCCGAAACATCCGGCAGGTCACCGATGCTCCCCTGCAAATGAGTGAGGGTTACGCCCGAGAATCCAGAGCTAGCAGGACGATACTCAAGTTTCAACTTCCGTTTGTTGGGCTTGATCACCATGCCTTCGCCATAGCGCTGTTGATACCGCGATCGCAGCAGTTTGCGAAACTCTTCGGCACATCGAGTGGCGGGTGTTCTCAATCGGGTCTGTTCAGAATGGAGATACCAAGACAACATCCAATCGGCTGGAATCGGTTGGCCCTCGGTAATCATTCGCCCCAGTATTACCTTCAGGCTGAGGGGCATGTCCCAACCGGTTCGGGTTAGAGGCGGCTCCACGCCTGCCCAATTGCCGGAATTTTGCAGTAATCGGCAGATCTCTAAAAATCTGGAGCCGTAGCCGCTAAAGGAGCCGTTACTTCCATAATTTTCTAACAACCTCTCGACTTCAGCGGTAATTTGAGCAAGTTCTTCAGAGATATCAATTTTTAGTGTCTGAAAATCCCTGAGCACCCGCCGTTCCAGGCCGTAAAAGAAGAGAAATACATACCCGATGTAAGCGTTTGGATCACGGCGTTCGCCTGATAGCCATTCCAGATAAGCAGCCCGACAGTCAGGGGGGATATCGCTGTACGAAGGCCAGTAGCCCATCCCCTGGCCCTCATAGTCCGGTCTAGAGGCGGCAACCCGAAGTTGAGGGTTGATTAAACACGGATCGACCCGTGAATGGGAGCCCTCTGTGGGTAAACGGGTACCGACATAAACCATCCCGCCAGGAATCTCGTAGTCTTTAACTTTGACGCTTTTGCCTGGAGGGACCCAGAGAGCAGTTGGTGTAGGGGGCGGGGGAGGAACCCGAGTTTTAGATTTTGGGGTGACGGGCGCAATAGAGCGGGAAGGTGTTTTAGGCTGTTTGGGTGAGGAAGATGTGCGAATGAGATCGGTCTGTGGACAGGCATCGGTAGGAGGCTTGGCGCTGACCGAAGAATTCCTGGAGAGCGATTGTGAAGCATTTACGGAGCTTTCTCTAGCCAGAGTCTTTTTATGAGCAGGAGGCGTTTTGGGCTGTGGCGCTTTGACCTCGGATTGACGGGGCTTCTGAGACTGGCGAGAACCGGAAGACGGATTGCCTGTTCCTTGAAATAACCGCTTCAGCCAATCCAGCATGGTTGTCCCTTATCCCAGCGTTTGTGCTCGTCTCATTTTTCCCCGCCCTATTTTCTAAATACTGCGCCAAGATTCCAGTTCAGGTATCAATTATTCAGTTTTCACGAATTTCTGGACAGGAACAAGATGGCTGAAATCGCCATCAGCCAATCATTTCATCAGTTTTCAACTTTCTCGTCAGGTGTCTGTAACACTGCTGTATTGAAGGTGGGCAGGCGATCACACTGGCTCTAGAACTCAAGGCAGATTTGCTGCTGGTTGATGAACGTCGTGGCAGAGCTGAGGCTGATCGCTTAAGCGTCAGAATTACTAGATTGCTCGGTGTTTTGGTTGAAGCAAAGCAGAAGAGCTTCCAAGCTGGTGCCAAACCCCTGATGGATAGACCATCTCAAGCTCTAAGTTCAGAGTCTCTTCGAGGTTGCACGAATAGATACTGCTAATGCTTAACGAAGCTTGATTAGGCTAAGTTATTTCGCTTTATGTTGCGCGGCTGAGATCCACCCACCAAAAGATTTCTTTACGAAGGAATACTGAATCCTTCCCGAATTTTAGGTAATGGATTGGGAATTATTACATAGGAATACCTGTATGAAGCAGCTGATTAGGGCAGGTGTACTGTTCCTGGCAAAGTCATCTAAAAGTTGGCTCTCGCACTCTATTGCAGATTGTTGAAGCTAAGAATATTCGTTTCTTCTAACTCAGTTTTATGTCTAGAACTGCTGACTACACAATTAAAGGCTTTCTATACCAATTTCATAAAACTATATTAGAGATTTTAGAGGCTGACGATGAAAGCATCATAACAGTTGAAGGCGTAATCGAAGACATTGATATTGCAACGCCAACCGGCACTACGGCAATACAGTGTAAATATCATGAATCGAGTACCAAGTTTCAGCTGAGCAGCATTTACAAGCCTATACTGCAGATGATTCAGCATTTTGATGCTAATCGAAGTAGCAAAATCAAGTATGTTCTCTTTGCTCATTTTCCGACCATTTCCGATCCACCTCCCGAAGTTGGAAAAACTGAATGTGAAGCTGCTCTAAAATCAGAAAGTAAAAGTCTTCTAAAGTATATAAACAAAATTTCTAATACAGTTGACCTAGATGAGTTCCTGGCTAGATTTGAGATGAGATTTGGCTCTAGCTATGATGACTTAACTCAAAAAGTCAATGATGCTCTTAAAGCTAGTGGAATGGCCGAGGATTCAATAGAAACAATTGCTTATCCACATGCAATAAATAGCATAGCTCAAATCAGTATTAGACATCATCAGACTGAACGAGAAATCACCAAAAAGCAATTCTTGGAAAATCTAAGAGAGATTCGAGAGATAGCCATCACTCGTTGGACAATGGCTCTGAAAACCAAAAGAAAATTGCTTTCTGAAAAGAGAAAAAAACTTAAGTCGAATCTAAATTTGAATAGCCGAATTCGCTACTTTGTTGCCGATCCAGACAGTATAGAAGATTTTGATGATGAAATCGTCAATTTTGCCAGGGAGTATATTGGCAAATATCATTTCAAACAGAGTCACATCTATACGCCACTATTATGCTTGAAGATCACTCGCGAAAAGCTTTTAGAACTCAAAGATCGATTTTACAAGAAAGGCTTAAAGGCTGAAGATGGATACCCTGGAGTAGAATTTTCAGAACATAAATTCTTTGAAGATCCAATCACAAATAAGGGTACAAAAGGAGTTATTGAACGTGCATTCCATTTCCGCATTATTACTTGGGATGATCACATAGCGCATGGTGAAGTTTTAAATAAGCGGAAGTGTGATGATCTGTTCATCATTGGCGAATTTGAATACGATTCACTTAAAGATCAAGATGTAAATATTGAACATCTTTCAGGAATTAAAATTCAAGAATTCAAGTACATTATAGGCTTAAGTAACTCATATGAATAAAATTGGTCAAGTATTGTCATGTACACCAGAGTCAGTCATCGTAACCATTGACAGTCTTAAGATATTTGAAGAGCATAAGGAGGCTCTTCAAATCGGAAGGTATATAAAGATGGCTCAGGGAAATAATGATTTCACCATCGCTACAGTACGTAGTATACGCGGAGTGATACTGCCAGGGAAAGAAGATGAAAGTATGTGGCAGTTTCAAATAGACTGCCAAGCAGTTGGAACACTAGTTGATGACGAAAAATTCGAGCGCTCAAGTATACTTTTACCAGTTCCGACAGAGCTAGCATACATTGCAGATAGGGATACTCTAGATAAGATATTTTCGCAAGACAATAGTTTTCAATTCCCCCTTGGTTGTCTATCTCTAAATCAAACGATCCCTTTTAGAGTAGATGGGGATTGTTTTTTCAGTAAGCATATTGCTATTGTTGGATCTACTGGGTCTGGAAAATCTTGTACTGTCGCTAGAGTCTTGCATGATATAGTTGGCATTGACAAGAAAACAAATCGAAATCTTAACAAACAAAATAATTCACATATTGTGATTTTCGATATTCATGATGAATACACTTCAGCATTTCAGCTTTCTGAAGATCAATTATTCAATTTGAATCGGTTGGATGTTGATACTCTCAGCCTTCCATACTGGCTTATGAATTCTGAGGAACTTGAGAGTATCTTCATTGAAAGTAATGAACAAAACTCTCATAACCAAATCAGTCAATTTAAGCAAGCTGTTATCCTCAACAAAGAAAAGCATAATCCAGAAATAGAGGAAGTTACATATGATATGCCTGTCTATTTTTCCATGGTGGAGGTCTATTACTATATAAGCAATATGAATCGAGAGGTTATAGGTCGCTTGGTAAATGAAGAAAAGCCAAAACTTGCTGATGGCACACTAGTAGACTCTCGACAAAACTACTATTTTGAAAAAATATATGACTTTGTCTCTACTTCGACGGCTAAAGACTCCAAGGCAAGTTCTGGCCCTTTCAACGGGGAGTTTAATCGATTCATCTCTCGCTTAGAAACTAAACTTTCAGACAGACGTCTCCGTTTCTTGCTAAAGTCCGTAAAAACTGATGGTCAGCCTTTTAAGACTGCTGATTTCGAAGAGATTGTAAAGCAATTTTTAGGATACTTAGACAAATCAAATGTGACCATTGTTGATTTAAGCGGAATCCCGTTTGAAGTCCTAAGTATTACAGTGAGTCTTGTATCGCGTTTGATTTTTGATTTTTGCTTTCATTATTCTAAACTACGCCATAACGAAGGAGGACTCAATGATATTCCTGTCATGATTGTTTGTGAAGAAGCACATAATTACATTCCTCAAAGAGAAACAGCAGCATACCGTTCATCTCGAAGATCGCTAGAAAGGGTGGCAAAAGAGGGCAGGAAATATGGATTAAGTCTCATGGTTGTGAGTCAAAGGCCATCAGAAGTATCTGAGACGATTTTTGCTCAATGCAATAATTTTATTTCACTTAGGTTGACTAATAGTAATGATCAGAATTATGTGAAGCGCTTATTTCCTGATAACTCTAATGGTATTACCGATATTCTTCCTAATCTTGCTCCTGGTGAATGTATCGTTGTCGGAGATGCTGTTTTGCTTCCAGCAGTCATAAAGATGCCATTACCAGACCCGGAACCAAACTCACGTAGTATTTGTGTACATCAAGAGTGGGAAAAGCCTTGGAGAGATGTCACATTTGCGGATGTAATCAATCGATGGAGGAAGGAGGATTGTAAAGATTCTTCTTGAAGCTGTCGAAAACTAATATGTCCGTTCAAGGTCAATGATGATCGCACACTTCCGCATAAGGACAAATCCCGCAATTTGTCTCGGAAGGGTTTGGGATAAAGTCGCTTTTCATCAGTCCGTTGATCAGTTTTGAGGCTGAGGATTCCAACTCGCTCAACTGGGTAGAGGTGAAGGTATAGAGTAGATCGTGTCGCAGGTAGGCGATGTGGGCGTTGGGTTTTGCAGTCGCTTGGCTGTAGGCCCAGAGCTGGAACTGGTGATGCTCGGGGTGGAAGGTGCGATCGCTCCAAGACCAGGTTTCGCCAGATATCCTCCATAATGGGCTTACCGCCGATTTCTTCGTCACCCTTAGAGCGTAAGCCGATGCAACTGCCCATTCCTGAATCCATCGTTCAATCCATCCGCTTACCTGAAAACCGCATTGAATCCGAGCTATTGAAGGAACTTGCGGTGGCGCTCTATGGGCAAGATCTACTTTCTTTCGGCAAAGCGCGTGAACTTGCCAACCTGGATCATCGCCAGTTTAGCCAGCTATTAGGCGATCGCGGCTTACTGCGGCACTACTCAGAAACCGAACTGGCTGAAGATCTAGACTATGCCCGTCATCAGTAACACCTCACCGCTGCTCAACCTGGCAATTGTCGATCATCTATTTTTACTACCCCAGCTGTTTGGACAAATTATCATTCCCGAAGCTGTTTTGGCAGAACTCAAAATCAACGATGATTTGCCCGGTTCCCGTGCCCTAAAAACTGCAGCTGACGAAGGGTGGCTTGTGGTCAAAGCCGTGAAAAATCAAGCCCTCGTGAATCTCCTCCGACGGGAACTGCATCAAGGCGAATCCGAAGCGATCGCCCTTGCCGTGGAACTCTCTGCAGATAAAGTTTTGTTAGACGAAAAGGAAGCTCGACAAGTGGCAAGAGCCCTGAGTTTAAGCATTACAGGCATTGTGGGAATTTTGCTACGAGGTTGGCAAGAGGGCTCAATTCCATCCTTGAGAAACGTATTCGATCGCTTACAGCAAGACGCTAATTTCTGGCTCTCGCCTGCCTTGCGAACCCAAATCTTGTGGGTCAGTGGCGAGCTTGAAGCTGACTCTGAAGATTAAGTCAATGCCAATGATGATCGCACACTTCCGTATAAGGACAAATCCTGCAACTCGCTTCAGACGGGGTGGGGGTGAAGTCGCCTTTCACCAGTCCGCTGACCAGTGTTGATGCTGAGGCTGCCAACCTGCTCAACTGGCTAGGGGTGAACGTATGGAGGCGATCGTGGCGCAGGTAGGCGATGTGGGCGTTGGGTTTAGCAGTGGCTTGGCTGTAGGCCCAGAGCTGAAACTGATGATGTTCCGGTTGGAGGGTGCGATCGGTTTTGAAATCCAGCACAAAATCCTTACCCACCAGATCCACAAAGCCGTTAAACGTGATGCCGCCCAGCATTAGCGAAACGGGCAGCTCCCACTGCAAGGCCCCTTCGCGATAGTCGGCAAAGTCAGGCGCGTGATGGAAGCTTTCGGCACAGTCCAGGGCATCTTGCATCTGTTCATCGGTCAGGTCAGAAGCGTATTTTTTTAGCTCATCAAAATTGCGGATTTGGTGCTCCAGGGCTTTGTGGGCCAGCTTCCCGATTGCCATCGCCCCTTCCCCCGAGCCATCGCCCTCTCGATATCCCGGATGCCCTTGCACATAGCGAAACTCAAACCGCTTAGGACACAGCGCGTACTCACTCAACGCCGTTACCGGCAGTTCTGAAAATCCCGCTCCAGCAGCGTGGGCGAGAATTTGGGTTGGTCGTGGCGGCAACGGCGGCGAGACGGGCGGCACGGGTTTTGCCAACTCTGGAATGAACGCCACGCCGTTCGGCTCAATCAAGCCTTCGAGCCCCGGTTGCAGCAGGTCGAGGCTGCCGCCATTGGGGGATGCCGAAGTGAGAATAAGGCGATCTCGCGCCCGCGTCAGCGCCACATACAGCACCCGCTTGGATTCTTCGCGATCGTCCGCTTTTTTGTGCTGCTCTAACAACGTGAAAAGAGCTGACTTTTGGCGATCGCCCGCCTCATCTTCCAGCTTGAGAGCCACCCCCAACTCTGGATCGAAGCGAACTACCGAGCTATCGACGGACAGGGAACGAGATAAATCTGGCACAATCACTACCGGCCATTCCAGTCCCTTCGACGCATGAATCGTCATGAGGCTCACCGCATCGCCCCCCGCCAGCGCCGGACGCGGAATCTTCACCTCGCCCGCTTGAATCTGTTTCAGTCGCCGAACCACCGCCAGCACGTCAAAGCTACTACCCTCCAGTGATCGCACCAACTCCACAAAGCCTGTCCAGTCCGCCATCCGCCGATCCGCACCGGGAAGATTGGCAATCACGGCAGTGTAGCCTGTAAGGCGATCGCTCAATTGCAGTAACCGAGTCGGTGCTTCCGTACGACGCGCTACCAGCAGTTCATTGAAAACGGCGTAGGCCCGAACCAGCATGGGATCTTCAGCCGTTTGCAGGTGCTTCCACCAACTGGTCTTTTCAGGAAGCGACTGAGCAAAGGTGTAAAGGATGCGATCGCTGATCGCAAAGAAGGGACTCCGTAGCACCGCTGCCAGCGCCAGGCTATCAGTGGGGTCGGCCAACCAGCGCAGCATGGCCCAGGCGTCTTTGGGCTCACGGGTTTCCAGCAGGTTGCCACCACCGGCCTGCAGGATGGGAATGTCGCGGGCAGTGATCGCGTTGCCATACAGCTCCAGTGGTCCCCAGGTACGCGACAGGATCGCAATGTCACCGGGACGAATATTACGCAGTTTACCGCTGGGCTTGTCATGCACCTGAATCGGTGCGTTCAGCATCTCTTCCACCAGTGCTGCGATCTTCTGCGCTTCCATCCGCCGACAGGATTCGGTATTGGTGTCGATGGTTTTGTCGTCTTTGTGTTCCTCGTCGACCGTGACCGTGTAGAGCTGAATTTCGGGCGTTGGCTCCAGCAATTCATCGCGGTGGGCTTCCAGGGGTTGGTGTAAATCAGCCAGAACGGGAGCGAAGACCTGGTTGATTTGGCCGATGAGCGATCGGTGCGTGCGGAAGCTGAGACTGAGTTCCACCGGCTTGTCATCAATATGGATACGGGCTTGCCAGTCTTGGAACACCCGCACATCCGCTCGCCGGAAGCCATAAATCGACTGCTTCACATCACCCACGATGGTGAGGGTGGCGTTAGCCGTCAGCTTTTCCAGCAGTTGTCCTTGAATGGGGTTAGTATCTTGAAATTCATCAATCAAAAAGACCTGCCAGCGCTGAGCGTAGTAGTCCTGCACGGCTGGATCGTCTAAGGCTTGTAAGGCGTAGATTTCCAGGTCATTAAAGTCGAGAAAGCGCTGTTCGTATTTCGCCTGTTGCAAATAGTTCCAAGTCAAACCAAACGCCTCGCGGATGGTGGGAAGCATGGCTTCAGTTTCGTCGTCGAACTCGTTGGGGATGAGGGTGATGAGTCCGGCTTTGATAGCGTCTCTTGCCAAGTCTCGAAGCGCCCTGATGGCCTCTTTCACTTCCGTCAAAAGCTCTTTGCCGCCCCAACTCTTTTGACTGCCCACGTTGATTTTGAGATCCGATAAAACCTCTAAAGCGTCAGCTAAATCACGACCTTGTTCGAGCGTGGCGATCGCCTCCAACGCCTCTAACCGATAGATATCCAGCTTGTCCCCAGGAGCGGCATGGGTATTCAAAATTGCTTGTCCGGTATGCCAGTCCTCATTTGTCAATAGATTATCCAGAGCTTGCTTACGCATCTTTTCCAGCGTTGGCAGCCAGGCAGTGCGATCGCATTCCAAAGCCTCCTTCGCCGTCAGCGGATCGGCCAGCAACGCCAGCAACACATCCCGCATCACCGAAAACGGAATCGTCTCATAGAGATGACCGGGCAGTTGCTCCAATGCCACGGCAAAGGTTTCGGCTAGCCAGATGGGACTGTCAATTTCATCCTGAACGGTAAAGTCAGGTGGCACATTGGCCGGATCGGGATGCTCACGGCAGATACGGGCAGCCAGCGCGTGGAAGGTGCTGATTTGAGCCGCTTCGAGTTCGGCGAGCAGGTCGAAACGGTCGTTCATCTGCTGGGCAATGGTTTGGCGAATTCGCGATCGCAACTCGGTCGCAGCCTTCTCTGTAAACGTCACGGCAACCATTTGCAGCGGCGAGTAGCTGGGCTTGGGTTTCCCGTCGTGCTCAGTCAAAAAGTAGAGATACCGCTCTGAAAGCATGTGGGTTTTGCCTGTGCCTGCCCCAGCAGTGACGGCAACGCTGCTGGAAGTGTAGGCCGCTTGCGATTGTTGTTCAGTCAGTCCCATCGTGCTTCTCCTTGCGGCTGAGACGGTCGCCCTGGCGACACAGAGCATCAAAATCGCAGTAGGCACAGGCCGATCGCCCATTGTCCGGCTGTACCGGATAGTGGCCTTGGTCTAGATGAGTTTTGCAGCGATCAATGGCATCAGGTAGCTCATGTTGTGACGCTCTGGATGATGTGGATATTTGCTTCCTGCCGCGAATGGAGTAGTAGTAAGCGTTAGCAACTGGCTTATCAGGACAGAGAGACGGCGCAGCCGCTTCTTGATAAAGCGGCAATTGGATGTCGATAGACGCTTTGCCGTTGCGGTCTTTAATGCCAGAGGGACGACTTTTACCCGTTTTGTAATCGATAAGCACCAAACCATTCTCGGTGCGATCGATACGATCTACCTGTCCCCGGACTTTGAGCCCATACCACTCACCGCTAAAGTTTGCTTCCAGTTGCAGTGGCTCAGCTCCCTCTGGCAAAAAGTTGAGATCAGCCAGGGCCAGTCTGAGACATCGTAAATGTTCACTACGACGCAGAGACCAGGAAGGAAGGTCGGTGGGAATGATTGCGGTTTCAGCGATCGCAAACTTCTCCTCCAATAACTGAGCATCAGTAATATCCAACTCAGGATTAAGCTGTTTTTCTGCCAACACTAGCTCTAAGGCTTTGTGATAGAGCTGGCCA contains:
- a CDS encoding TerB N-terminal domain-containing protein, whose amino-acid sequence is MLDWLKRLFQGTGNPSSGSRQSQKPRQSEVKAPQPKTPPAHKKTLARESSVNASQSLSRNSSVSAKPPTDACPQTDLIRTSSSPKQPKTPSRSIAPVTPKSKTRVPPPPPTPTALWVPPGKSVKVKDYEIPGGMVYVGTRLPTEGSHSRVDPCLINPQLRVAASRPDYEGQGMGYWPSYSDIPPDCRAAYLEWLSGERRDPNAYIGYVFLFFYGLERRVLRDFQTLKIDISEELAQITAEVERLLENYGSNGSFSGYGSRFLEICRLLQNSGNWAGVEPPLTRTGWDMPLSLKVILGRMITEGQPIPADWMLSWYLHSEQTRLRTPATRCAEEFRKLLRSRYQQRYGEGMVIKPNKRKLKLEYRPASSGFSGVTLTHLQGSIGDLPDVSGLSAPLNKLQTLIDDCTDALDPYSRWLGRNGEQPDPKAALALLPPELIDDLEDPQVRQLEQWLTKTLSNNEQVVVPSQQLLEQWSASAAGKLTKKESTTLAKALENLGYGIEPDVRFGGKPLKNDHSIVLFKLHDEIVAAPSKDYTAAMLLLHLAATVANSDAVFDAAEQQVLEAHLESALHLSTTERKRLRAHLTWLLQAKLSLKGLKTKLNQMTTDERAGIADFLISVAGADGYINPQEIKMLTKIYPLLGFEADEVYSHIHTFSTASSMAPATAPVTVRPAAQTSSGFTIPPPPEAEDESPEKSISQDDSGFNLDLTAIQHKQAESAKVADLLGNLFEEDEPEALEPAPVVESEAAIAGLDSLHSQLLLAIAQQTTWQREALEAQADELGLMLDGALEVINEVAFDACDDPLTDGYDPIAIDTDVLEQLMS
- a CDS encoding ATP-binding protein; translation: MNKIGQVLSCTPESVIVTIDSLKIFEEHKEALQIGRYIKMAQGNNDFTIATVRSIRGVILPGKEDESMWQFQIDCQAVGTLVDDEKFERSSILLPVPTELAYIADRDTLDKIFSQDNSFQFPLGCLSLNQTIPFRVDGDCFFSKHIAIVGSTGSGKSCTVARVLHDIVGIDKKTNRNLNKQNNSHIVIFDIHDEYTSAFQLSEDQLFNLNRLDVDTLSLPYWLMNSEELESIFIESNEQNSHNQISQFKQAVILNKEKHNPEIEEVTYDMPVYFSMVEVYYYISNMNREVIGRLVNEEKPKLADGTLVDSRQNYYFEKIYDFVSTSTAKDSKASSGPFNGEFNRFISRLETKLSDRRLRFLLKSVKTDGQPFKTADFEEIVKQFLGYLDKSNVTIVDLSGIPFEVLSITVSLVSRLIFDFCFHYSKLRHNEGGLNDIPVMIVCEEAHNYIPQRETAAYRSSRRSLERVAKEGRKYGLSLMVVSQRPSEVSETIFAQCNNFISLRLTNSNDQNYVKRLFPDNSNGITDILPNLAPGECIVVGDAVLLPAVIKMPLPDPEPNSRSICVHQEWEKPWRDVTFADVINRWRKEDCKDSS
- a CDS encoding PD-(D/E)XK nuclease family protein — encoded protein: MTKKSAVSPLWRISGETWSWSDRTFHPEHHQFQLWAYSQATAKPNAHIAYLRHDLLYTFTSTQLSELESSASKLINGLMKSDFIPNPSETNCGICPYAEVCDHH
- a CDS encoding UPF0175 family protein — encoded protein: MQLPIPESIVQSIRLPENRIESELLKELAVALYGQDLLSFGKARELANLDHRQFSQLLGDRGLLRHYSETELAEDLDYARHQ
- a CDS encoding DUF3368 domain-containing protein; protein product: MPVISNTSPLLNLAIVDHLFLLPQLFGQIIIPEAVLAELKINDDLPGSRALKTAADEGWLVVKAVKNQALVNLLRRELHQGESEAIALAVELSADKVLLDEKEARQVARALSLSITGIVGILLRGWQEGSIPSLRNVFDRLQQDANFWLSPALRTQILWVSGELEADSED
- a CDS encoding UvrD-helicase domain-containing protein, which translates into the protein MGLTEQQSQAAYTSSSVAVTAGAGTGKTHMLSERYLYFLTEHDGKPKPSYSPLQMVAVTFTEKAATELRSRIRQTIAQQMNDRFDLLAELEAAQISTFHALAARICREHPDPANVPPDFTVQDEIDSPIWLAETFAVALEQLPGHLYETIPFSVMRDVLLALLADPLTAKEALECDRTAWLPTLEKMRKQALDNLLTNEDWHTGQAILNTHAAPGDKLDIYRLEALEAIATLEQGRDLADALEVLSDLKINVGSQKSWGGKELLTEVKEAIRALRDLARDAIKAGLITLIPNEFDDETEAMLPTIREAFGLTWNYLQQAKYEQRFLDFNDLEIYALQALDDPAVQDYYAQRWQVFLIDEFQDTNPIQGQLLEKLTANATLTIVGDVKQSIYGFRRADVRVFQDWQARIHIDDKPVELSLSFRTHRSLIGQINQVFAPVLADLHQPLEAHRDELLEPTPEIQLYTVTVDEEHKDDKTIDTNTESCRRMEAQKIAALVEEMLNAPIQVHDKPSGKLRNIRPGDIAILSRTWGPLELYGNAITARDIPILQAGGGNLLETREPKDAWAMLRWLADPTDSLALAAVLRSPFFAISDRILYTFAQSLPEKTSWWKHLQTAEDPMLVRAYAVFNELLVARRTEAPTRLLQLSDRLTGYTAVIANLPGADRRMADWTGFVELVRSLEGSSFDVLAVVRRLKQIQAGEVKIPRPALAGGDAVSLMTIHASKGLEWPVVIVPDLSRSLSVDSSVVRFDPELGVALKLEDEAGDRQKSALFTLLEQHKKADDREESKRVLYVALTRARDRLILTSASPNGGSLDLLQPGLEGLIEPNGVAFIPELAKPVPPVSPPLPPRPTQILAHAAGAGFSELPVTALSEYALCPKRFEFRYVQGHPGYREGDGSGEGAMAIGKLAHKALEHQIRNFDELKKYASDLTDEQMQDALDCAESFHHAPDFADYREGALQWELPVSLMLGGITFNGFVDLVGKDFVLDFKTDRTLQPEHHQFQLWAYSQATAKPNAHIAYLRHDRLHTFTPSQLSRLAASASTLVSGLVKGDFTPTPSEASCRICPYTEVCDHHWH